The Accipiter gentilis chromosome 9, bAccGen1.1, whole genome shotgun sequence genome includes a region encoding these proteins:
- the TNKS2 gene encoding poly [ADP-ribose] polymerase tankyrase-2, protein MAGRRCAGGAAALAEAPGCGAAAEPARELFEACRNGDVERVKRLVRPENVNSRDTAGRKSSPLHFAAGFGRKDVVEYLLQSGANVHARDDGGLIPLHNACSFGHAEVVNLLLRHGADPNARDNWNYTPLHEAAIKGKTDVCIVLLQHGAEPTIRNTDGRTALDLADPSAKAVLTGEYKKDELLESARSGNEEKMMSLLTPLNVNCHASDGRKSTPLHLAAGYNRVKIVQLLLQHGADVHAKDKGDLVPLHNACSYGHYEVTELLVKHGACVNAMDLWQFTPLHEAASKNRVEVCSLLLSYGADPTLLNCHNKSTIDLAPTPQLKERLAYEFKGHSLLQAARESDVARIKKHLSLETVNFKHPQTHETALHCAAASPYPKRKQVCELLLRKGANINEKTKDFLTPLHVASEKAHNDVVEVVVKHEAKVNALDNLGQTSLHRAAHCGHLQTCRLLLSSGCDPSIVSLQGFTALQMGTESVQQLLQEGIPLGNSDADRQLLEAAKAGDVDTVKKLCTVQSVNCRDIEGRQSTPLHFAAGYNRVSVVEYLLQHGADVHAKDKGGLVPLHNACSYGHYEVAELLVKHGAVVNVADLWKFTPLHEAAAKGKYEICKLLLQHGADPTKKNRDGNTPLDLVKDGDTDIQDLLRGDAALLDAAKKGCLARVKKLCSPDNVNCRDTQGRHSTPLHLAAGYNNLEVAEYLLQHGADVNAQDKGGLIPLHNAASYGHVDVAALLIKYNACVNATDKWAFTPLHEAAQKGRTQLCALLLAHGADPTLKNQEGQTPLDLVTADDVSALLTAAMPPSALPTCYKPQVISVSQTTGSTADSLSSVPSSPSSLSAASSLDNLSGSFSELPSVVGTNSAEGTTVLEKKEVSGVDFSINQFVRNLGLEHLIDVFEREQITLDVLVEMGHKELKEIGINAYGHRHKIIKGVERLISGQQGLNPYLTLNTSGSGTILIDLSTEDKEFQSVEEEMQSTVREHRDGGHAGGVFNRYNILKIQKVCNKKLWERYTHRRKEVSEENHNHANERMLFHGSPFVNAIIHKGFDERHAYIGGMFGAGIYFAENSSKSNQYVYGIGGGTGCPIHKDRSCYVCHRQLLFCRVTLGKSFLQFSAMKMAHSPPGHHSVTGRPSVNGLALAEYVIYRGEQAYPEYLITYQIMKPEATTEA, encoded by the exons GTAGTTGAATATTTACTTCAAAGTGGTGCCAATGTCCATGCACGAGATGATGGAGGCCTTATTCCTCTTCACAATGCTTGCTCTTTTGGTCATGCTGAAGTTGTCAATCTTCTCTTGCGGCATGGTGCAGATCCTAATGCTCGGGATAATTGGAATTACACTCCCCTTCATGAAGCTGCCATTAAGGGCAAGACAGATGTCTGCATTG TACTGCTGCAGCATGGTGCTGAACCAACCATCCGGAACACAGATGGAAGAACAGCTTTGGATTTAGCAGACCCATCTGCAAAAGCAGTGCTGACTG GTGAATACAAGAAAGATGAACTCTTAGAAAGTGCCAG gagtggaaatgaagaaaagatgaTGTCTCTTCTTACACCATTAAATGTTAACTGTCATGCAAGTGATGGCAGaaag TCTACTCCTTTACATTTAGCAGCTGGGTATAACCGTGTAAAAATAGTACAGCTCTTACTGCAGCATGGGGCTGACGTACATGCTAAGGATAAAGG AGATTTGGTGCCACTTCACAATGCCTGTTCCTATGGTCATTATGAAGTAACAGAGCTTCTAGTAAAG CATGGAGCATGTGTGAATGCAATGGATCTGTGGCAATTCACCCCTCTGCATGAAGCAGCTTCTAAGAACAGGGTGGAAGTATGTTCTCTTTTGTTAAGTTATGGTGCTGACCCAACACTGTTGAACTGTCACAACAAAAGCACCATTGATTTGGCTCCAACACCCCAATTAAAAGAACGATTAGCAT atgaattCAAAGGTCACTCACTGCTACAGGCTGCAAGAGAATCAGATGTAGCTCGTATAAAGAAACATCTTTCTTTGGAGACAGTGAACTTCAAGCATCCTCAAACACATGAGACAGCATTG CACTGTGCTGCTGCGTCTCCGTATCCTAAGAGAAAACAAGTATGTGAATTGCTGCTAAGGAAAGGAGCCAACATcaatgagaaaacaaaaga cttcttgactcctctgcatgtggcatcagaaAAGGCTCATAATGATGTTGTCGAAGTAGTTGTGAAACATGAAGCTAAG GTTAATGCATTAGATAATCTCGGCCAGACCTCTCTTCATAGAGCAGCACATTGTGGTCATCTTCAGACGTGCAGGTTGCTGTTGAGTTCTGGATGTGATCCTTCCATTGTGTCTCTGCAGGGCTTTACAGCCTTACAAATGGGGACTGAAAGTGTGCAACAGCTACTACAAG aaggTATCCCATTAGGTAATTCTGATGCAGATCGACAGTTGCTGGAGGCTGCAAAGGCTGGAGATGTGGATACTGTAAAA AAACTATGTACAGTTCAAAGTGTGAACTGCAGAGATATTGAAGGACGTCAGTCTACACCACTTCATTTTGCAGCTGGATATAATAGGGTATCCGTTGTTGAATATCTTCTTCAGCATGGAGCTGATGTGCATGCAAAAGATAAGGG AGGACTTGTCCCTTTACATAATGCTTGCTCATATGGTCACTATGAAGTTGCAGAACTGCTGGTTAAACATGGTGCAGTTGTCAATGTAGCTGACTTGTGGAAATTCACTCCCTTGCATGAagctgcagcaaaaggaaaatatgagATTTGCAAACTCCTGTTACAG CATGGAGCTGACCctacaaagaaaaacagagatggaAATACTCCTCTAGACCTCGTTAAAGATGGTGATACTGATATTCAAGACCTACTTAGAGGAGATGCAGCTCTACTAGATGCTGCAAAGAAGGGTTGTTTGGCCCGAGTAAAAAAGCTGTGTTCACCTGACAATGTCAACTGTCGGGACACGCAAGGACGGCATTCAACACCACTACATTTAGCAG CTGGTTACAACAATTTAGAGGTTGCAGAGTACCTGTTACAGCACGGAGCAGATGTGAATGCACAGGATAAAGGAGGTTTGATTCCTCTGCATAATGCAGCATCTTATGGG catGTTGATGTAGCAGCTTTACTTATAAAGTATAATGCATGTGTGAATGCTACGGATAAATGGGCTTTCACACCTCTGCATGAAGCAGCCCAGAAAGGAAGGACACAGCTTTGTGCCTTGTTGCTGGCACATGGAGCTGATCCTACTCTGAAAAATCAAGAAGGACAAACTCCATTGGACCTGGTCACT gCAGATGATGTCAGTGCATTATTGACAGCAGCAATGCCTCCTTCTGCCTTACCGACTTGCTACAAACCTCAGGTTATAAGTGTGTCTCAGACTACAGGTTCTACAGCTGATTCCCTGTCTTCTGTTCCATCCAGTCCATCCAGTCTGTCTGCTGCAAGTAGTCTTGACAATTTGTCTGGTAGTTTTTCTGAACTTCCTTCTGTTGTTGGTACAAACAGTGCAGAGGGAACTACtgttctggagaaaaaagaag TTTCAGGTGTAGATTTTAGCATAAATCAGTTTGTGCGGAACCTTGGCCTTGAACATCTAATTGACGTATTTGAGAGAGAACAG ATAACACTGGATGTATTGGTTGAAATGGGACACAAAGAATTGAAGGAAATTGGAATTAATGCTTATGGCCATAGGCATAAAATCATTAAAGGAGTTGAAAGACTCATTTCTGGACAGCAAG GACTTAACCCGTACCTGACTCTAAATACTTCTGGTAGTGGAACTATTCTCATAGATCTttccactgaagataaggaatttcAATCAGTAGAAGAAGAG ATGCAGAGTACTGTCCGAGAGCATAGAGATGGAGGACATGCTGGTGGAGTCTTCAATAGATACAACATCTTAAAG ATTCAGAAAGTGTGCAACAAAAAACTATGGGAAAGATACACTCACAGGAGGAAAGAGGTCTCTGAAGAGAATCATAACCATGCTAATGAAAGGATGCTGTTTCATG GCTCCCCATTTGTGAATGCAATCATTCACAAAGGCTTTGATGAGAGACATGCCTATATAGGTGGCATGTTTGGAGCTGggatttattttgctgaaaattcTTCCAAAAGCAATCAATATGTGTATGGAATTGGAGGTGGCACTGGATGTCCAATTCACAAAGATAGATCTTGTTATGTTTGCCACAG GCAATTGCTATTTTGTCGTGTAACACTGGGCAAGTCTTTCCTGCAGTTCAGTGCTATGAAAATGGCTCATTCTCCCCCAGGACATCACTCAGTTACTGGGCGACCCAGTGTAAATGGATTAGCATTGGCAGAATATGTCATCTACAGAGGGGAGCAG GCTTATCCAGAATACTTGATTACTTACCAGATTATGAAACCTGAAGCCACCACTGAAGCTTAA